Below is a window of Ralstonia nicotianae DNA.
TAGTAGTCACCGCCCCAGTCGAAGTTCTCGAATTCGAAGCGAAAGCCCGCGCCCGCGGCGGCGAGCGCTTCCATGACTTCACGCCCGGCCGGCACGACCTCCTTGCCAATGCCATCGCCGGGAATGGTCGCGATACGGTATGTCTTCATCTCCTGTCTCCTGATCGGATCGGTCATCGGTGTCGTGCCATTCTCGGCCGTGGACAGGGTTGCGGATCGGCCCTAAAGTTAATCCATTCTTAACCTCCGATTAACAGTGGAACCATGACCCCTTCCGGCACCCAGCCAGCGGAACTCGGCTTTTTCGTCGCGCTGGCGACGGCGGGCAGCCTGAGCGCGGCGGCGCGCAATCTCGGCATCACCACGCCCGCGGTCAGCAAGCGCCTGGCGCAGATGGAGGCGCGCATCGGCATGCCGCTGGTCACGCGCACCACGCGGCGCATGAGCCTGACGCCGGAAGGCGAGGTGTTCCTGGAGCACGCGCGGCGCATCCTGGGCGAGATCGACGATCTCGATCAACTGCTGACACAGGCCAAGGGCCGGCCGCGCGGGCTGCTGCGCGTCAACGCCACGCTCGGCTTCGGGCGCCGGCATATCGCACCGGCCATCTCGGAGTACGTCCGGCAGTACCCGGGGGTCGATGTGCAGCTGCAGCTCACGGCCGATCCGCCGCCGCTGAACGAGGATGCCTTCGACGTCTGCATCCGCTTCGGCGAGCCGCCCGACGCGCGCATCATCGCCAGAAAGGTGGCGCCCAATCGCCGGCTGCTGTGCGCCGCCCCCGACTACCTGCGCCGGCATGGCACGCCGCTCGCGCCCGCCGATCTCGCGCGGCACAACTGCATCGGTATCCGCCAGGGCAGCGATGCCTACGGCGTGTGGCGCCTGACCTCCGGCAAGGGCACCAAGCGCCGCACCGAGACCGTCCACGTCCGCGGCAACCTGACGACCAACGACGGCGAGATCGCCGTGAACTGGGCCCTGGAGGGCCACGGCATCGTCATGCGCGCGCA
It encodes the following:
- a CDS encoding LysR family transcriptional regulator; translation: MTPSGTQPAELGFFVALATAGSLSAAARNLGITTPAVSKRLAQMEARIGMPLVTRTTRRMSLTPEGEVFLEHARRILGEIDDLDQLLTQAKGRPRGLLRVNATLGFGRRHIAPAISEYVRQYPGVDVQLQLTADPPPLNEDAFDVCIRFGEPPDARIIARKVAPNRRLLCAAPDYLRRHGTPLAPADLARHNCIGIRQGSDAYGVWRLTSGKGTKRRTETVHVRGNLTTNDGEIAVNWALEGHGIVMRAQWDVERYLRGGQLVQVLPLYATPEADIYAVYLQRHQLSPRIRLFVEFLAGRFSASPR